One part of the candidate division WOR-3 bacterium genome encodes these proteins:
- the acpS gene encoding holo-ACP synthase, whose product MAIFGIGIDIIEVTRIKSAVEKHKNFVDKIFAPEELKFSERGVFRYEELAGRFAAKEAVLKAIKTGWRRGISYRDVVILNEKSGAPYVVLSGRAKEICTELKIDKIFISISHTKELAVGLAIATI is encoded by the coding sequence ATGGCGATATTCGGAATTGGCATTGATATAATTGAGGTGACAAGAATAAAATCAGCAGTGGAGAAGCACAAAAATTTTGTCGATAAAATCTTCGCACCTGAAGAATTAAAATTTTCCGAGCGGGGGGTCTTCCGGTATGAAGAACTGGCCGGAAGGTTTGCGGCAAAAGAGGCGGTTTTGAAGGCGATCAAGACCGGCTGGCGTCGGGGAATAAGTTACCGGGATGTAGTAATCCTGAATGAAAAAAGCGGCGCTCCCTATGTAGTTTTGTCCGGACGGGCAAAAGAGATATGCACGGAATTAAAAATTGATAAAATTTTTATTAGCATCAGCCACACTAAAGAACTGGCTGTCGGTCTGGCAATCGCCACGATTTAA
- a CDS encoding Mov34/MPN/PAD-1 family protein, with translation MEQINVEIPKKDIEAFLSLPAFLSIVSSSIETFKKETIGYLVGVKGENKYVVEYAIPYQTAESSFAHVTIDLKRVERVNSILRLLSEGLEYIGEFHSHTAFGESRAYITPSAEDLLTTVPGELNIICAVNPKKRAIRWYENKKGVLVGTVGDYRIEIGGYFVKKPAIGKKYERVRIKCPSVTGIGVKK, from the coding sequence GTGGAACAAATTAATGTTGAAATCCCCAAAAAGGATATTGAAGCGTTTTTAAGCCTGCCAGCTTTTTTGTCCATCGTCTCTTCTTCCATTGAGACTTTTAAAAAAGAGACCATCGGTTATCTCGTGGGTGTTAAAGGCGAGAATAAATATGTAGTGGAATACGCCATACCATACCAGACCGCAGAGAGTAGTTTTGCCCATGTGACGATTGATTTAAAGAGGGTGGAGAGGGTAAACTCAATATTACGACTCCTCTCCGAAGGTTTAGAATACATCGGCGAATTTCATTCCCATACCGCGTTTGGCGAATCGCGGGCTTATATCACGCCCTCGGCCGAGGACCTTTTGACCACAGTCCCCGGAGAATTGAATATCATCTGTGCAGTAAATCCCAAAAAACGCGCGATCCGTTGGTATGAGAATAAAAAAGGGGTGCTGGTGGGCACTGTAGGCGATTATCGGATTGAGATTGGTGGATATTTTGTCAAAAAACCCGCGATTGGCAAAAAGTATGAACGGGTAAGGATAAAATGTCCCTCGGTCACCGGCATCGGGGTTAAAAAATAA
- the gltX gene encoding glutamate--tRNA ligase — protein MKQEIRVRIAPSPTGFFHIGSARTALYNWLFARHNGGKFILRIEDTDVTRSSREMTGVILESLNWLGLEWDEGPQKGGDFGPYFQSERKEIYKDYAQNLLKEDKAYWCYCTEEEIEKERKEHFEKKLNWQHRCREKFSDEEKQKRKSAGINPALRFKVPLEKKIVFADIIHGTVEKNASDIEDFVIIKSDGMPTYNFACVIDDYLMRISHVIRGVEHIANTPKQILLYEAFNFPIPSFAHLPVILGKDKKKLSKRLGARSVLEYRDAGYLPDALINFLALLGWSPGGDEEIMSRERMIELFSLERINPANAIYDETKLEWLNNHYIINRIDEATFLKNIKPFVLATGYITEEEYNKNRDWVERVCLLMRPRLKVLKDIANAKYFFSEEFLYDENILKKYLDEKSISLVKEFTVILQSLNDYRAPVIEEKLRKFCEMKKIKARELIHPLRVYITGTDAGPGLFETMELIGQERCIKRISNIIAQYERGTN, from the coding sequence ATGAAACAGGAGATTAGAGTTAGAATTGCACCCAGTCCTACCGGTTTTTTTCATATTGGTAGTGCCCGCACAGCGCTTTATAACTGGCTTTTTGCCCGGCATAATGGTGGCAAATTCATCCTCCGGATTGAAGATACAGATGTCACCCGTTCCTCCCGAGAGATGACTGGGGTGATACTGGAATCGCTTAACTGGCTTGGCCTGGAATGGGATGAAGGTCCCCAAAAAGGCGGGGATTTCGGACCATATTTCCAATCTGAACGGAAGGAAATCTATAAAGATTATGCCCAAAACTTACTTAAAGAGGATAAAGCCTATTGGTGTTACTGTACGGAAGAAGAGATAGAAAAAGAAAGAAAGGAACATTTTGAAAAAAAATTGAACTGGCAGCACCGCTGTCGGGAGAAATTTTCTGATGAAGAGAAACAAAAAAGAAAGAGTGCCGGTATCAATCCGGCATTGAGGTTCAAAGTGCCTCTGGAAAAAAAGATTGTATTTGCAGATATCATCCACGGAACAGTTGAAAAGAATGCCTCGGATATCGAAGACTTTGTAATCATCAAATCCGATGGAATGCCAACATATAACTTTGCCTGTGTGATAGATGATTACCTGATGCGCATCAGCCATGTTATCCGTGGGGTTGAGCATATCGCCAATACCCCTAAACAAATCCTCCTTTATGAAGCGTTCAATTTTCCGATACCGTCTTTTGCCCATCTGCCGGTAATCCTGGGCAAGGATAAAAAGAAATTATCGAAACGCCTCGGAGCCCGCTCCGTATTAGAATACCGGGATGCCGGGTATCTTCCCGATGCCCTGATTAACTTCCTCGCCCTGTTAGGCTGGTCACCGGGTGGTGATGAGGAGATTATGAGTCGGGAAAGGATGATTGAACTCTTCTCGTTGGAGCGAATTAATCCGGCAAATGCCATCTATGACGAAACAAAACTGGAATGGTTGAATAATCACTATATCATCAACCGGATTGATGAGGCAACTTTTTTAAAAAACATCAAACCTTTTGTCCTGGCAACCGGTTATATTACCGAGGAAGAATATAACAAGAATAGAGACTGGGTTGAGCGGGTATGCCTTTTGATGCGTCCGCGTCTGAAAGTTCTAAAGGATATTGCCAATGCAAAGTATTTCTTCAGTGAGGAATTTCTCTACGATGAAAATATTCTAAAAAAATATCTTGATGAAAAAAGCATCAGCCTGGTTAAAGAATTTACTGTTATTTTACAAAGCCTCAACGACTACCGCGCCCCGGTGATAGAAGAAAAGCTGAGGAAATTCTGCGAAATGAAGAAAATTAAAGCCCGTGAATTAATCCACCCCCTGCGTGTTTATATCACTGGGACCGATGCTGGTCCAGGACTCTTTGAAACAATGGAGTTAATCGGGCAGGAGAGGTGTATCAAAAGGATTTCTAACATCATTGCGCAATACGAACGTGGAACAAATTAA
- the msrA gene encoding peptide-methionine (S)-S-oxide reductase MsrA, with translation MNTKKAYFAGGCFWGVEYFFDKKEGVISAVSGYMGGSLENPTYQEVKTGTTGHYETVEVTYDPEKVSYEELAKLFFEIHDPTQPDGQGPDIGEQYKSVIFYNDEEEKQIAEKLIGILRSKGYKVVTKVLPVTKFYPAEDYHQDYYARKGTKPTCHFYKKRF, from the coding sequence ATGAACACAAAAAAGGCTTATTTTGCAGGTGGTTGTTTCTGGGGTGTGGAATATTTTTTTGATAAAAAAGAAGGAGTGATTTCGGCAGTCTCCGGGTATATGGGTGGTTCCCTGGAGAATCCTACTTATCAGGAAGTAAAAACCGGCACAACCGGTCATTATGAAACCGTGGAAGTTACTTATGATCCAGAGAAGGTATCCTATGAAGAATTGGCTAAGTTATTCTTCGAGATTCATGACCCCACCCAACCCGATGGTCAGGGACCGGATATCGGCGAACAATATAAATCAGTGATTTTTTATAATGATGAAGAAGAAAAACAGATTGCCGAAAAACTGATCGGGATTCTCCGGTCCAAGGGCTATAAAGTGGTGACAAAGGTCCTGCCGGTGACCAAATTCTACCCTGCCGAAGATTATCATCAGGATTATTATGCCCGAAAAGGAACCAAACCCACCTGCCATTTCTATAAGAAAAGATTCTAA